A window of the Desulfobacula toluolica Tol2 genome harbors these coding sequences:
- a CDS encoding TRAP transporter small permease subunit gives MMNKNKGLTRIMDGIASFDEKLAEIAGWIVVLMMLTISYDVVMRYAFNSPTTWSFEVNRYMLIMVVFIGAAWTLPAGGHVTVDIATERIPERKRIVLDIITSFMAGTYVLIFLIQSVVFTYDALEHNVRSTEYLAWPLWPIRAFLVVGAALLFLEYILRIVRNFSQLSQTHEEK, from the coding sequence ATGATGAATAAAAATAAAGGACTGACCCGGATCATGGACGGCATTGCGTCATTTGATGAGAAACTTGCTGAAATTGCCGGTTGGATCGTTGTACTCATGATGCTGACCATAAGTTATGACGTGGTCATGCGATATGCTTTTAATTCACCGACCACCTGGAGCTTTGAAGTCAACCGGTACATGCTCATCATGGTGGTGTTCATCGGTGCGGCATGGACCCTCCCTGCCGGAGGACACGTCACTGTAGATATTGCCACTGAAAGAATCCCGGAAAGAAAAAGAATTGTACTGGATATTATTACATCTTTTATGGCCGGGACATATGTGTTGATATTTCTGATCCAATCAGTGGTGTTTACCTATGACGCACTGGAACATAATGTAAGAAGCACTGAGTACCTGGCCTGGCCGCTGTGGCCCATAAGGGCATTTCTGGTAGTGGGTGCCGCATTGTTGTTTCTTGAATATATATTGAGAATTGTTCGAAATTTCTCACAGCTTTCTCAAACACATGAGGAAAAATAA
- a CDS encoding TRAP transporter large permease, with product MEWYIVLSILVVSLSFFLFLGLPVAFSLGFLSIICALVFWPGTTGLYGVALAGYGHMGNYTLVCVPLFILMAQLVMHSRMGTDSYEVADRFLRRLPGGLGMTSAVFGAIFGAVCGASTAGTATVGLLSLPEMIKREYQAGMSGAIVAFSGALSILIPPSVILILYGTLANESIGALFAGGIIPGILMTVLALAYIFIRVLIDPDVAPRDDVRFTWKEKFASLSKVWSLLTVIFILLFTIYTGVATPTEASAIACLAVFIIAFVKKNLDVKTTRKALLHTVKTTAMIGWIIIGATSFGYVIIYSGCAAELTDFVVSLPLPTTAVVMILMLGFLIMGMFLDPAAIVMMTTPIILPILTALEIDTLWFGILMAVNMCAGNISPPMGLNLYIVKGLVPDKIKLAELFKAAVPFIILDIVTIGLIMIFPEIVTWLPSLIV from the coding sequence ATGGAATGGTATATCGTTCTTTCTATTCTGGTGGTGTCTCTGTCTTTCTTTCTTTTTCTGGGGCTTCCGGTAGCATTTTCTCTGGGATTTCTCAGCATTATCTGTGCACTTGTTTTCTGGCCGGGCACCACCGGGCTGTATGGGGTTGCATTGGCCGGATATGGCCATATGGGCAATTATACATTGGTTTGCGTCCCTCTGTTTATCCTCATGGCACAGCTGGTGATGCACAGCCGCATGGGAACGGACAGCTATGAGGTGGCGGATCGTTTCCTGCGCCGGTTGCCGGGGGGGCTGGGAATGACCAGTGCCGTGTTTGGCGCTATATTTGGTGCGGTTTGCGGTGCAAGCACGGCTGGAACAGCTACGGTCGGTCTGCTGTCCCTTCCGGAAATGATAAAAAGAGAGTATCAGGCCGGCATGTCCGGTGCCATTGTTGCATTTTCCGGTGCCTTGTCCATCTTGATCCCTCCCAGCGTAATTCTTATCCTTTACGGCACCCTGGCTAATGAATCCATCGGCGCACTGTTTGCCGGAGGAATTATTCCGGGAATCCTGATGACCGTTCTGGCCCTGGCCTATATTTTTATCCGGGTGCTGATTGATCCTGACGTGGCGCCCAGGGATGATGTCCGGTTTACATGGAAAGAGAAATTTGCCTCTCTTTCAAAGGTATGGTCGCTGTTAACGGTTATTTTTATTCTGTTGTTCACAATCTATACGGGGGTTGCAACCCCTACTGAAGCCAGTGCCATCGCCTGCCTTGCTGTTTTTATCATTGCGTTTGTAAAAAAAAACCTGGATGTGAAGACTACCCGGAAAGCGCTTTTGCATACCGTAAAAACCACGGCAATGATCGGTTGGATTATTATCGGTGCCACATCTTTTGGGTATGTTATTATTTATTCCGGATGTGCAGCCGAGCTGACCGACTTTGTCGTATCCCTTCCGTTGCCAACCACTGCGGTGGTGATGATACTGATGCTGGGATTTTTGATTATGGGGATGTTTTTAGACCCTGCGGCCATCGTTATGATGACAACCCCCATTATATTGCCTATTTTGACCGCCCTGGAGATAGACACCTTGTGGTTCGGTATTTTAATGGCCGTAAATATGTGTGCCGGAAATATCTCACCGCCCATGGGATTGAACTTGTATATTGTAAAAGGGCTTGTGCCGGATAAAATAAAGCTGGCTGAATTGTTCAAAGCCGCAGTGCCGTTTATTATATTGGATATCGTCACCATCGGACTGATCATGATATTCCCTGAAATTGTTACCTGGCTTCCAAGCCTGATTGTTTAG
- a CDS encoding CoA transferase subunit A → MNKGLEKVMDLSAAIGKFVENGCHMCIGGFTVNRNPMAAVYEIIRQRKKNLHLYAHSNGQGVDELVGAGCVDKLEIAYGGNGKFASTCIRFKRAVQNGDLLVEDYSNYQMTLRFQAGAMGLPYLPVRSSLGTDIVNKWGFSREIRTGDPKIPDDKLIVADNPFNKWADVEKIVLVPAINPDVTIIHVQKADSQGTVSIEGLPMADVEQAKAAQYLIVTCEQLLEPDEMKKQSDMNQIPHFCVDAVVHMPWGAYPTACYNCYDYDPVYLNNYGKFASDDQLYREYLDKFIHGTPHHEAFLELAGMDRLNAVKADPERGYAVNLDRR, encoded by the coding sequence ATGAATAAAGGGTTAGAAAAAGTTATGGACCTTTCTGCGGCCATCGGGAAATTTGTGGAAAACGGCTGTCATATGTGCATAGGAGGGTTTACGGTAAACAGAAACCCCATGGCTGCTGTGTATGAAATTATCCGCCAGAGAAAAAAAAATCTGCATCTGTATGCTCATTCCAACGGCCAGGGCGTGGACGAGCTTGTGGGGGCGGGATGTGTGGATAAACTGGAGATCGCATACGGCGGAAACGGCAAATTTGCTTCCACCTGTATCCGGTTCAAACGTGCGGTTCAAAACGGAGACCTGCTGGTTGAAGATTATTCCAATTATCAAATGACCCTGCGGTTCCAGGCCGGTGCCATGGGACTTCCCTATCTGCCGGTCAGGTCTTCTCTGGGAACCGATATTGTTAATAAATGGGGCTTTTCCAGGGAAATAAGAACCGGCGATCCCAAAATTCCGGACGATAAATTAATTGTAGCGGATAATCCGTTCAATAAATGGGCGGATGTCGAAAAAATCGTTCTGGTGCCGGCCATTAATCCTGATGTCACCATTATCCATGTTCAGAAAGCAGATTCTCAAGGCACGGTAAGTATAGAGGGGTTGCCCATGGCGGATGTGGAACAGGCCAAAGCGGCACAATATCTCATCGTTACCTGTGAACAGCTTTTAGAGCCCGATGAGATGAAAAAACAGTCCGACATGAACCAGATTCCCCATTTTTGTGTTGATGCCGTTGTGCATATGCCCTGGGGCGCTTATCCCACGGCATGTTATAATTGTTATGATTATGACCCTGTGTATTTAAATAATTATGGAAAATTTGCCTCTGATGATCAGTTGTACCGGGAATACCTGGATAAATTTATCCATGGAACACCCCATCATGAGGCGTTTCTTGAGTTGGCCGGAATGGATCGTTTAAACGCAGTCAAGGCTGATCCGGAACGCGGATATGCTGTTAACCTGGATCGAAGATAA